A stretch of DNA from Paramisgurnus dabryanus chromosome 19, PD_genome_1.1, whole genome shotgun sequence:
ACATCTGTAGCAGCACAGTTCCACACCGCCTTTCTTCAGTGTCCCTGTCTTCGTGTAGAGGGGAAAGTTCTCAGGGTCTTGGATACACTGTACGTGCTTACGCTGTTCTTTTCAAATCTGCTGGATCCGTTCATGGTCCAGCAGAGGAACTCCCAGAGTGTCTTTACCACTCGCACTGTCAAACAGATCAACCAGAGATCCAATCAATCTGGTGGTCTCCTCCACACCCCTGGTCCTCCTCCGGCAGTTCAGTGCCAACTCTCTCCGGGTAATGCGGGCACTCAGCGCCTTTCCTGAGATGTGGCCAGCCTTCTTTGCTGCCAGCTCACCCTCCTTTGCACGGTGAAGAGCAGCCACATCATCTGGATCCCACTCAAAGATGCACATGGACAGACGTGCCATGAAGATCCCATAGAGCGGATGAGCCTCTGTCGTGACACCTGCAGCAAATCGCCGCATGAAATGCCAGATGTCAAGGCGCACTTCAAGCTCATCCCACTCCGAAATCATGACATTCACCTGAGACTTGCCATGAAGACTGCAGCAATCTCTGTCCACGTACATCACTTTCGGGACTGCCTCTCCTGCCTCTCGGTAGCGTTTCATTAGGCCAGCTGCCATAGGGTGCAGTCCATGTCCCTCTGCGGCTGTCAGCACAGAGACAAGGACTTGGCCATGTTCGTTTCCTACATTTGTGCACCAGGCAGCTGTTCCTGCAGCAGCACCGGCAAGTTTCTTTGTGACctattgcaaaaaataaaataattaaaaactgtgtacacacacatatcCATATGGCAAATTTCTGGATACAGGGATGTGTTACCTTCTTTGTGGAGtccatcttcagaacacagccCAAGACAGATGTAATTTTGGCTTTGACCTCGTGCAGTCGCCCCAGAACATCCCTGGCAGCCACTTAGGTTTAGGTAGGGCAGGTAAAGAGGGAGGCTCCGCAAACACAGGTGGTTGCACAAGGAAGGACCTTGTAAATGGTTCACAGGCAGTCAGGTACTGAAGGACACGCTGTGTCCATGCCTCACTGTGTTGTTCCATGAGCTTCTTGTACAGCTGTGTCACGCTGTTGCCCTGTGTCCTCTCCCTCATCATCCTCAGCATCCGGTTGTCACATGAGTATCTAAAAAACAACAGTATAATCATGCAAATGCTttgtttggtaaaaaaaaatatcacaaATTAAAGTGCCTAATAATGAATGATTGTCATTATGAATTACCTGTATGTCAGCAAAGCTGGAAACTGACTGCGGTGGCCCATATCCAGTTGCCCCAAAATGTCCTCGGACCAGGCGGGATATTTCTTTTTGCAGCGTTTGCACTCCAGATACTCAGTGGCAAGATCATACCAACCGTCGATGTCCAAGACTTTGCGCACGGTACGGTAAAGTCCTGCGGCTGTTAGTTTGTGCTTATCACAGTCTGGTCGAACACAGACAAGAGGAAATCGCCACATCTTGAGCGGCATCCATAAGAAAAGGGGCCGACAGAAGAAGAGGTCAGGTGAGGCGGCCGGCTGAGTGTGAATTAAACGGACCTGAGGAGGATACCACCAAAGCTTCAGTTGGGACACTAGTTCTGGCTTGCCGGTTCGCGGGTTGGCCTTAAATAGTGTTTTCCGTATCCACTTATGCTGGAAAGGTGGAAGATGATCTTTCCAGTGAACTGGAAGCTCAGCTGGTGGTGGATGATGTGGAAGACCTGGTGCTTTTGCTGTTTCCGCTGATGGAGACGGACCAGAACAGGTCTCTGAGtgaattaaaacaaaaacaatataaggATGAATGTTGCATTTCATAGTAAAATACCACAAAGCAGCCCACAAACAGTCGGCGAAGCAGAATTTTGGACAAGTATTAATAATTATTAGGATTAGATTTAGGAATAACAGTGAGGAAAATGGTACTAGTGTTAAGAAGCAAAGAACCCAGTGTACAGTTTATTAATGTAagatcccagcaagcaattttggctaAAATAAGGCAGAATTTGGGCTGCTCATGAAAGTCTAACAGATGTCTAACCATAGCACACAAATAGATGATACatataaaagaaatgaaagcaaacaccttgaacacctgttgactttgcttacataatggaatatcatacatctcaaaGTTATTTAGGCAAGAACagcataaaaatgtattcaaggttattttagggtagaagtggatTAATCATAGCTGGACTACATTGGGTttcggtttttgcttgctgggataAAATGTTGATGTGTAAATTAGATAGAATGGAGCAAGGATATGAGGCGTGGTGAATTTAGTATAAATGAATGATGCCCACAGACATGAAGCATGCACACAGACACATTAAGGAAAAGATGTTCCTCTAATAATTACAACAATGATCCCAACCATCCTGTCTGCTTAGGTGGAGCTAAAGAGTGAGTGAGAAGTGCAAGCGGTGTGAAGAAGTTATGCAGTGATTGTTTAACAACGGGTACGTTCGGAAACCCAAATACACTGACACCTTTAAACATCCTTACGGTTTCGAAGAAATGCGCTCAAAGCATACATCCAGCTTGAGGCAAGATGTGACATAATTCTGTAttgtaaacaaaaaatttttaaaaatgttgattatttaaaaaaaaatgcttctgcttttgcattttcacaaaaACATTCTTATAATATTTGCATCTGTGTCATATGCCACACCTGTATTTATCTGTGCTTCACATTGTGATGCAGCAAATACCAGTtcctcatcatcatcttcagCAGTGGAAACGGAAGTGCCTGGagcagaaataataataaaactgttattatGTTATGTTGTTCACCGTAAACTTATGAGACAAATTTATGTAAGATGGTGCTTACCAGTAGTGAAAAGCTGCCTTCGGGTCAAATGTGTGGCTGGGGGTTCTGCTGCTGGAGGAGGTAAAGTGGACTGCAGTAATGGATCtggaaacaaaaaacaaatttgCCATAATGATACATAAATACATGTAAAACCGCTGTAAGGAAAATTCTATATTCACACAGTCCTACTCACAGTGTTTCACTGGTGACATGAGTTTTCTCGCCAGGTGAGAAGGAGACAAATGTTTGCCACGCATCAACAGCGCTTTCACAGTGGCGCTCTGCTGTACACCAGTTTGGATGGCTGCGGGTGAAGGTGCAGAGACACTGGAGGTTGCACGTGGACGTACAGAGGCACTGGAGGTTGCAGGTGGAGGAACAGAAGCACTGGGGGTTGCAGGTGGAGGTGCAGAGGCACTGGAGGTTGCACGTGGACGTACAGAGGAACTGGAGGTTGCAGGTGGAGGTGCAGAGGCACTGGAGGTTGCAACTTGAGGTTCAGGCTGGCATACACGGGTGCCCACAGCAGACGCCTGTCTTTTCAAGACATACGTCTTGAAAATGGCCATGTTGGTGTTGGGGTTGGCATTTGCCTTTACCAGGTACCTGATGAGGGCTTGGGCCTGCTTGCTCTGGTCCTCATAAACTTTCTTCATGGACCGGCCCTGGAAGTCACCAAACTCCACCATCAAGCAGCCTTGGTCTCCAGTTGCATGGGCTTCTGCTTGCATTTCCTGCTTTCTCTTATACTTCTCCGCTTCTTCTGCCATCTCTCTAATAAGAGAAGTATACTGCAGGTACAGCTGTTTGTTTTCTGACAGCGGGGTTGGATGGGCTTTCTCACTGGAACTGCTAAGCACCAAATACACTGCATACCCCAGAGAGTTTTCCAGGAGCCATCTAAATCGCTGGCCCTGGTACTTCCCAAACTGAAGTTTGCAGTGGGCCAGTACTAAAAACTGGTCACTGGGGTCTCCACCATTTGTGCTGACAAAAGATCTAGCCTCTGCCAGCACCTCCTCTTTACTTTTGGCCCTTCCGGACTCAAGCTTTTCTAGGCGCTTTGCCTCTGCTGATGGTGCCATGAGGAGTCGGCTTGATGTTGCCGATTGCCGTTGAAAAACCGGATACGCATACATTTTCTGAAATGAAAATTAGAAAGAGACTATTACCTCTAGCAATCTGACGTTAAGTGTGTAATGGTAATTTAATAAGCTACATGTAAACCATATTACTGTGGTAATAAATATGGCTATGACCATAAACTGGCTTGCTGATGAGTTTTCTAAAGGGGAAGGAATCTCGGATACCGTGTATAAAATATGTCAATATAAGTCAAATATTAAGTCTGAAATTTACTTCTATTTCCAAAGCTGTCGTGTTAAACATCACCATTCTAGGGGCCTAGAAGAATCTAAAAAACAAGCCTTGTGCATGATAGAAAATAATACTAAGTAATTTAAAGTTGGTTTGATACCTTTAGGCCAAACAGTATtgtagtttatgtgtttatgcaTATCTGACGTACGTTACTGCATTAAAGTTGATTTTATATTTgatattcatttaaataataataattcgttTGACTCTAGCATttgctgtttttatttaatcaattaaataatttatcaatACGACCCAATGGCAGAAGGATGACAATTTTTTCCTAATAATATCCTTTCATAGCACATAAAAGACATATTACCCCAAAAGGGTCCTTGCGCTATGAAATGGATATTTTTAGGAACGTTTATCTTTCATCCTCCTGTCATGAGGATATTGTTACATATCATTTATGAAACCACAGTTATCTCTTATTGTTTTGGACTGAAATCCGAGGGTTAAACTTTAATGAGTATGAAGCCGAATGTCTAATGAATGTCATGACATTTGCAAACGTTAAACTAACGTGAACTTAACCACCGTGTTAAActgcacagaaaaaaaacatgtccAATGCATGCTAGACAGCTATATAGGCTAGTTTAATTTTCCAAACATATACACATTATATTAACAAATAATGACCGATATCTAATAACGAAGTAAACAAGACTTACCTATCGCTAACTCAAAGATGATAATAATAGCTGCCGGTGATTGGTTAAAAGTTTACCTCAGGAGAGAAACGCGATTGGTCAAAAGTGAGCCACAGGAGAGGAACGCGCGATTGGTCCAAAGTAAGCTATGGGAGTGAAACGCGATTGGTCAAAAGTAAGCCACAGAAGAGAAACGTGATTTGTCAAAAGTAAGCCACAGGGAGAAACGTGATTGGTCAAAGTAAGCCACAGGAAGAAACGTGATTGGTCAAAAGTAAGCCACAGGAAGAAACGTGATTGGCTTATGCGGGCTTACTTTGGCTCACTCGGTGGGAAGCAGAAGGCGCAAgcgagaggtagcgggatcgatgcccACATTCTCCACGTGGTTGACACTTGTTGCTAAATTCTCTGATGTTACAGACCCGCGGCGTGCCCTCTCTGTGGGTGCTTCTGCGGTTCACACTTGCAGAAAAGGGCTTCACTTTGGCTccagattttacattttgcctcaaaaagccaacaggtcccagtgtcggtcctcagtatggcacctgagcacacacatgaacgtctTCTATAAGGATGTTACTTCACAAAGCAACATGGAGCTTTACATTCCAAGAGCGTTTTGTTGCCATTAAAAATTGGAATCACTTTCTTTCtatgttcatttgtcttcctgtcatttctggtaaggtatttttattgcatttcattatcagattgtacatgtgagctgtgtgtttcctttggcctgtacacatgagctgtgtgttttctttagccaaaacgtcgatggatttttcatttatcctaaggtttcgtacatgtttaatttgcttcctTGTAATGTGCTTGTGGTTGCTGAAATTTGCCACATTGTGTCTTGTTGGCCCACCGTCAGGGTGAACAGAAAACAGTGCTCAATGTTGCTTGAATTAACTCCTTTTTCGTCTACAGCC
This window harbors:
- the LOC135780076 gene encoding uncharacterized protein, producing MAPSAEAKRLEKLESGRAKSKEEVLAEARSFVSTNGGDPSDQFLVLAHCKLQFGKYQGQRFRWLLENSLGYAVYLVLSSSSEKAHPTPLSENKQLYLQYTSLIREMAEEAEKYKRKQEMQAEAHATGDQGCLMVEFGDFQGRSMKKVYEDQSKQAQALIRYLVKANANPNTNMAIFKTYVLKRQASAVGTRVCQPEPQVATSSASAPPPATSSSSVRPRATSSASAPPPATPSASVPPPATSSASVRPRATSSVSAPSPAAIQTGVQQSATVKALLMRGKHLSPSHLARKLMSPVKHYPLLQSTLPPPAAEPPATHLTRRQLFTTGKHHLT